One window of the Papaver somniferum cultivar HN1 unplaced genomic scaffold, ASM357369v1 unplaced-scaffold_115, whole genome shotgun sequence genome contains the following:
- the LOC113329164 gene encoding nucleolar transcription factor 1-A-like has translation MKAMKEAADRGETDDTPEEIFNKVRNAGCSGKRRRKAHPTDYSLYQKKEEEMAELKVRMASLEQENKRLKKETGTNATKKWLNEYLVKNGMPSMELSSEDEAEDDDDEDADVHGSQIHEHRDAFEGSDMEAEEEDVEAFADGQEEGDEENPDRELEEDDEEEYVEV, from the coding sequence ATGAAGGCCATGAAGGAAGCCGCAGATCGGGGAGAAACTGATGACACTCCAGAAGAGATATTTAACAAAGTTCGTAATGCTGGATGTTCGGGTAAACGTCGTCGCAAGGCTCATCCAACTGACTACAGTTTAtaccagaaaaaagaagaagaaatggccgaATTGAAAGTAAGAATGGCATCCTTGGAACAGGAAAACAAAAGGCTTAAGAAAGAAACAGGTACGAACGCGACAAAGAAGTGGTTGAATGAATATCTTGTTAAAAATGGCATGCCGTCTATGGAATTATCATCTGAAGATGAAgccgaagatgatgatgatgaagatgctgATGTGCACGGGAGTCAAATTCATGAACATAGAGATGCCTTTGAAGGTAGTGATATGGAAGCTGAAGAGGAGGATGTAGAGGCCTTTGCAGATGGTCAAGAAGAAGGTGACGAGGAGAATCCAGATAGGGAACTcgaagaggatgatgaagaagaatatgttgaggtttAG
- the LOC113329242 gene encoding uncharacterized protein LOC113329242: MESCRNLTTNNAVGLCLLPSELIQDILFRLALPVILRVKTVSKTLTSVISSTDFRRDYNTQSDPDTWVFVYTKRSLRDSILHGFTDRSDSWFKIRVSEFLSPVVPPGEDLSFLTASGDFFLFSSNYCRQLIAVNLKLKTVKKIPPSPLGPRDISSWRRSGLKLIAGPNGSDRFRFLFAEFYENRPVLFEYVSGSDTWRSIEAVENDLNRPDSGRKRVYLSLVHRRSDSVVLAVGQEENDQPPVILRPRFDGRGVEERLAVGFSTADSSTLNVFGDNYMAIVRSANVDDQQVRVFGCIELWGLSGGGGGGMWELRSKVPQDLVNRVRKPYSVIMGCLEARDGIIRVILMSNFKGMWDIIWFSFDLAKGEWKWVPIPETRMEGLNIAGITLSTGLNL, encoded by the coding sequence atggaaaGCTGCCGGAACCTAACAACAAATAATGCCGTCGGTCTATGTCTACTCCCCTCTGAACTCATCCAAGACATACTATTCCGATTAGCTCTACCAGTAATCCTACGCGTGAAAACCGTTTCAAAAACACTCACTTCAGTGATCTCCAGCACCGATTTCCGTCGTGATTACAACACCCAATCAGACCCCGATACATGGGTTTTCGTCTATACGAAACGGTCGCTTCGTGATTCAATACTCCATGGTTTTACAGACCGATCTGATTCCTGGTTTAAGATTCGTGTATCGGAATTCTTATCTCCGGTTGTTCCTCCCGGTGAAGATCTCTCGTTTCTTACGGCTTCAGGTgacttctttctcttttcttctaatTACTGCCGGCAACTGATCGCCGTTAATCTGAAGCTTAAAACAGTTAAGAAGATTCCGCCAAGTCCTCTAGGTCCACGTGATATATCGTCGTGGAGACGATCAGGTTTAAAACTCATTGCTGGACCAAACGGATCAGACCGGTTCAGATTCTTATTTGCCGAGTTTTATGAGAATCGGCCCGTTTTGTTTGAGTACGTGTCGGGATCTGACACTTGGCGGTCAATTGAAGCTGTAGAGAACGATTTGAATCGGCCAGATAGTGGGAGGAAGAGAGTGTACTTGAGCCTAGTACACCGGCGGAGTGATAGCGTCGTACTTGCAGTTGGACAAGAAGAAAACGATCAGCCACCAGTGATTCTACGGCCAAGATTTGATGGTAGAGGGGTGGAAGAGAGATTAGCGGTTGGATTTAGTACAGCGGATTCTAGTACATTGAACGTGTTCGGTGATAATTACATGGCAATTGTAAGGTCAGCGAATGTTGATGATCAGCAAGTAAGGGTGTTTGGGTGTATAGAACTTTGGGGTCtaagcggcggcggtggtggtggaatgtgGGAGTTGAGATCAAAAGTGCCACAAGATTTGGTGAATAGAGTGAGGAAGCCTTATAGTGTCATAATGGGGTGCTTGGAGGCCCGGGATGggataataagggttattttgatgTCTAATTTTAAGGGTATGTGGGATATTATTTGGTTCTCTTTTGATTTGGCGAAGGGTGAATGGAAATGGGTACCTATTCCTGAGACTAGAATGGAAGGGCTGAATATCGCCGGGATTACACTTTCCACTGGTCTTAACCTGTGA